The following proteins are encoded in a genomic region of Magnolia sinica isolate HGM2019 chromosome 1, MsV1, whole genome shotgun sequence:
- the LOC131246156 gene encoding uncharacterized protein LOC131246156: METLKDFKFKVSYHPGKANLVADTLSRKRTLKFAAPLMVREWNMVKFVRDFDMKLTVEEPYEVIAHIQVQPMIFSKIIEAQESNELMKKMKERAGNDAESEWRVGSDGGLRYRGCLCVPNLQGLREEVLNAAHNSKLAMHSGSTKMYRDLR, encoded by the coding sequence ATGGAAAcgttaaaggacttcaagtttaaaGTCTCATACCACCCTGGCAAGGCCAATTTGGTGGCGGACACCTTGAGCCGCAAAAGGACGCTCAAATTTGCAGCCCCGTTAATGGTGAGAGAGTGGAACATGGTGAAATTTGTACGAGACTTCGACATGAAACTAACCGTGGAGGAACCGTACGAGGTCATAGCCCACATTCAGGTCCAGCCCATGATTTTcagtaaaatcattgaagcccagGAGAGCAATGAgttaatgaagaagatgaaggaaagagCAGGGAATGATGCGGAATCCGAGTGGAGAGTCGGTAGTGATGGGGGATTGCGGTACCGGGGCTGCCTTTGTGTTCCAAATCTTCAAGGACTACGAGAAGAAGTTCTAAATGCCGCTCACAACTCCAAATTGGCGATGCATTCTGGTAGTACTAAGATGTACCGGGATCTGAGGTga